The proteins below come from a single Magallana gigas chromosome 10, xbMagGiga1.1, whole genome shotgun sequence genomic window:
- the LOC105334539 gene encoding uncharacterized protein — MANRQRFYVVILTILSGFVLGYLYTSMYTKFLVSKQAPVSHSLSNIGARQALENNIKLQLNSNHNVEIRFPAKEVKTQVADSAKQQTSAPPTKSNVALKLPEKDVTTKVTESAKQQLSVPLTKPGPLLSKPDFWGTVISRTDTGWQKQENLCNSSSKFVRTRLRGPQNTPIHVYTPEEDQWVSGNIIRQGMWEGNLVTRIHNILKNEPDVVFLDIGANVGVFSLTVAKLGRTTVSVDALEGNVARLCQSMRDGKLSDHMIVIHNALSFQREKVALGTHKKNVGGTYVKKLEKMGLDKIDQSALVVDAILLDDLLEIFNFKRVVIKMDVETFEANVLKGADKFFSTVQVDYLLMEFVAHRGKDSGNFIVEFLKKHNLVCENSNKNHATWSGEVMFKRVVSS; from the coding sequence ATGGCAAACCGGCAACGATTTTACGTGGTGATTCTGACTATCCTGTCTGGCTTCGTTCTCGGGTATCTTTATACATCTATGTACACCAAATTCCTTGTCTCCAAACAGGCACCCGTTTCACATTCTTTAAGTAATATAGGAGCGCGGCAGGCTTTAGAGAATAATATAAAACTGCAACTGAACTCAAACCACAACGTTGAGATAAGGTTTCCTGCAAAAGAAGTGAAGACACAAGTTGCAGACAGCGCTAAGCAACAAACTTCAGCTCCACCAACCAAATCAAACGTTGCGTTAAAGTTACCAGAAAAAGACGTCACGACAAAAGTTACAGAAAGTGCTAAGCAACAACTTTCAGTTCCATTAACCAAACCAGGACCTCTGTTATCGAAACCTGATTTCTGGGGCACGGTGATATCAAGGACAGATACGGGGTGGCAAAAACAGGAGAATCTGTGTAATTCCTCCAGCAAGTTTGTACGAACTCGCCTTCGAGGACCCCAAAATACACCTATACACGTGTACACTCCAGAAGAGGATCAATGGGTGTCTGGAAATATCATTCGACAAGGAATGTGGGAAGGAAATCTCGTCACAAGGATTCACAATATTTTGAAGAACGAACCCGATGTGGTGTTTTTAGATATCGGTGCCAACGTCGGTGTTTTTTCACTGACAGTTGCCAAGCTCGGTCGAACAACTGTGTCTGTGGATGCCCTGGAGGGTAATGTGGCTCGCCTGTGTCAATCCATGAGGGACGGTAAACTTTCAGATCACATGATCGTGATCCATAACGCGCTGTCGTTTCAACGTGAAAAAGTGGCACTCGGTACGCATAAAAAGAACGTGGGTGGAACCTATGTAAAGAAACTGGAGAAAATGGGACTTGATAAAATCGACCAGTCGGCGTTAGTGGTTGATGCCATTCTCCTAGATGATTTATTAGAAATCTTCAACTTTAAAAGAGTAGTGATTAAAATGGACGTTGAGACTTTTGAAGCCAACGTACTAAAGGGAGCTGATAAGTTTTTCAGTACAGTTCAGGTTGACTATTTGCTGATGGAATTCGTTGCCCACAGAGGAAAAGACAGTGGAAATTTTATTGtcgaatttttgaaaaaacataatttagtcTGCGAGAATTCCAACAAAAACCATGCCACGTGGTCTGGGGAAGTAATGTTTAAGAGAGTTGTTTCTTCTTGA